From Enterococcus mediterraneensis, the proteins below share one genomic window:
- the truA gene encoding tRNA pseudouridine(38-40) synthase TruA, translating to MFRYKAIIAYDGTNFNGFQRQLNGRTVQGELEKTLSKMANGQAIIVQGSGRTDARVHALGQVIHFDFPEKRPLERMRFALDTQTPEDIAVKEVEIVDETFHARYLVQEKTYQFRLDIGKPRSPFRRHYASYYPYPLDLEKIQQALPDFLGTHDFTSFCASGSSVEDKVRTIYEAKMTIANEDEIIFTFRGDGFLYKMIRIIVGTLLKIGNGRLPADSIPKIIAAKDRNQAGPTAHPEGLYLVHVGYEALDNE from the coding sequence ATGTTTCGATACAAAGCGATCATCGCCTACGATGGTACGAATTTTAATGGGTTTCAGCGTCAGCTGAATGGCCGGACGGTACAAGGGGAGTTAGAAAAAACATTAAGCAAAATGGCAAACGGACAGGCGATCATCGTCCAAGGATCAGGACGAACAGATGCTAGAGTCCATGCGTTAGGACAAGTGATCCATTTTGATTTTCCAGAGAAGAGACCATTGGAACGGATGCGTTTTGCGTTAGATACGCAAACACCGGAAGATATTGCTGTCAAAGAAGTGGAGATAGTTGATGAGACATTTCATGCCCGCTATCTAGTCCAGGAAAAAACCTATCAATTCCGTTTGGATATCGGTAAGCCGCGCAGTCCGTTTCGTCGACACTATGCCAGTTATTATCCATACCCTTTGGATCTTGAAAAGATCCAGCAAGCACTGCCGGACTTTTTAGGAACACATGATTTTACTTCTTTTTGCGCTAGCGGCAGTTCAGTGGAAGATAAAGTCCGGACGATTTATGAAGCGAAGATGACAATAGCAAACGAAGATGAAATCATCTTTACCTTTAGAGGTGATGGTTTTTTATATAAAATGATCCGAATCATAGTGGGAACACTTTTGAAAATCGGTAATGGCCGCTTGCCGGCTGATTCCATCCCGAAAATCATTGCGGCAAAAGACCGGAATCAGGCAGGACCTACTGCCCATCCGGAAGGGCTGTATTTAGTCCATGTCGGCTATGAAGCACTGGATAATGAATAA
- a CDS encoding adenylate kinase, with translation MNLVLMGLPGAGKGTQAERIVAEYQIPHISTGDMFRAAMANETTLGLEAKSYMDKGELVPDEVTNGIVKERLAEPDTEKGFLLDGFPRTLEQAEALDQMLSELGKKLDNVIEIHVPEEILVERLAGRFICRNCGATYHKIFNPTKVEDTCDRCGGHEFYQREDDKPETVKNRLAVNVKSSEPILAYYKEKGLLQSIDGNREIDAVFTDVKEIIE, from the coding sequence ATGAACCTCGTTTTAATGGGATTGCCGGGGGCCGGAAAAGGCACTCAAGCTGAACGTATCGTAGCTGAGTATCAAATTCCACATATTTCAACAGGTGATATGTTTCGTGCCGCAATGGCAAACGAAACAACTCTTGGCCTGGAAGCAAAATCATACATGGACAAAGGCGAATTAGTACCAGATGAAGTAACTAACGGTATCGTTAAAGAACGTTTAGCTGAACCTGATACTGAAAAAGGCTTTCTATTAGATGGTTTTCCTCGGACACTAGAACAAGCTGAAGCGTTGGATCAAATGCTTTCAGAACTTGGCAAAAAACTAGATAATGTCATTGAGATCCATGTCCCTGAAGAAATACTCGTTGAACGTTTAGCTGGTCGCTTTATTTGCCGCAATTGTGGCGCAACGTATCATAAAATCTTCAATCCTACTAAGGTGGAAGATACGTGTGATCGCTGTGGCGGACATGAATTTTATCAACGAGAAGATGATAAGCCTGAGACGGTCAAAAATCGTCTAGCTGTCAATGTAAAAAGTAGCGAACCCATTTTAGCTTACTATAAAGAAAAAGGTTTGCTGCAGTCTATTGATGGTAATCGTGAAATCGATGCTGTATTTACAGATGTAAAAGAAATCATCGAGTAA
- the rpmJ gene encoding 50S ribosomal protein L36, protein MKVRPSVKPMCEHCKVIRRKGRVMVICPANPKHKQRQG, encoded by the coding sequence ATGAAAGTAAGACCATCAGTAAAACCAATGTGTGAACATTGTAAAGTAATTCGTCGTAAAGGACGCGTTATGGTGATTTGCCCAGCAAATCCAAAACATAAACAACGTCAAGGATAA
- the rplQ gene encoding 50S ribosomal protein L17, translated as MSYRKLGRTSSQRKAMLRDLTTDLIINERIVTTEARAKEVRSTAEKMITLGKRGDLHARRQAAAFVRNEVASVREENEEVVIESALQKLFNDIAPRYTDRQGGYTRILKTEPRRGDAAPMVILELV; from the coding sequence GTGAGTTACCGTAAATTAGGACGCACATCTAGCCAACGTAAAGCGATGTTGCGTGATTTAACAACTGATTTAATCATTAACGAACGTATCGTGACAACTGAAGCACGTGCTAAAGAAGTTCGTTCAACAGCTGAAAAAATGATCACTTTAGGAAAACGCGGAGATCTACATGCACGCCGTCAAGCGGCAGCTTTCGTTCGTAACGAAGTCGCAAGTGTGCGTGAAGAAAACGAAGAAGTTGTTATTGAATCAGCTTTGCAAAAACTATTCAATGATATCGCACCTCGTTACACAGATCGCCAAGGCGGCTACACACGCATCTTGAAAACAGAACCAAGACGCGGAGATGCTGCACCAATGGTTATCCTAGAACTTGTTTAA
- a CDS encoding DNA-directed RNA polymerase subunit alpha — protein MIEFEKPRIVKIDEEKDYGKFIVEPLERGYGTTLGNSLRRILLSSLPGAAITSIQIDGVLHEFSTIKGVREDVAQIILNIKGLALKMYTQEEKTLEIDITGPANVTAGDIIVDSDVEILNKDMYICSVSEGATFHARLTVKPGRGYVQADENKKEDMPIGVLPVDSIYTPVRRVNYQVENTRVGRRDDFDKLTMEIWTDGSILPLEAMSLAAKIMTEHLDIFVNLTDEAKNAEIMIEKEETQKEKMLEMTIEELDLSVRSYNCLKRAGINTVQELTNKSEPEMIKVRNLGRKSLEEVKAKLHDLGLGLRKDD, from the coding sequence ATGATTGAATTCGAAAAACCAAGAATCGTAAAAATTGATGAAGAAAAAGATTATGGCAAATTCATCGTTGAACCTCTTGAAAGAGGCTATGGGACTACATTAGGTAATTCCCTGCGTCGTATTTTGTTGTCTTCTTTACCTGGTGCAGCGATCACTAGTATTCAAATCGATGGCGTGTTACACGAATTCTCAACCATTAAAGGTGTGCGGGAAGATGTTGCACAAATCATCTTGAATATCAAAGGTCTTGCATTAAAGATGTACACCCAAGAAGAAAAGACCCTTGAAATCGATATTACCGGTCCAGCCAATGTAACAGCTGGCGACATTATCGTGGACAGTGATGTAGAGATCTTGAATAAAGATATGTACATCTGCAGTGTGTCTGAAGGTGCGACATTCCATGCGCGTCTAACAGTCAAACCTGGTCGCGGTTATGTTCAAGCAGACGAAAACAAAAAAGAGGATATGCCAATCGGTGTTCTTCCAGTTGATTCAATCTATACACCAGTTCGTCGCGTTAACTACCAAGTAGAAAACACACGTGTTGGTCGTAGAGATGATTTCGATAAATTAACGATGGAAATTTGGACTGACGGTTCAATTTTACCGTTAGAAGCAATGAGTCTGGCTGCGAAAATCATGACTGAACATTTGGATATCTTTGTGAATCTGACAGATGAAGCGAAAAACGCTGAAATCATGATCGAAAAAGAAGAAACACAAAAAGAAAAAATGTTGGAAATGACGATCGAAGAATTAGACTTATCTGTTCGTTCATATAACTGTCTAAAACGTGCAGGAATCAATACTGTACAAGAATTGACGAATAAATCCGAACCAGAAATGATCAAAGTGCGTAACTTAGGCCGTAAATCTCTTGAAGAGGTTAAAGCAAAATTACATGATCTAGGTTTAGGATTACGTAAAGACGATTAA
- the secY gene encoding preprotein translocase subunit SecY, protein MFKLLKDSFKVKDIRSRIFFTVFALFVFRLGAQITVPGVNASRLLSLADLPFLGMLNMVSGSAMQNFSVFAMGVSPYITASIIVQLLQMDIVPKFVEWSKQGEVGRKKLNQATRVLTLILAFVQSIGITAGFNAWTQLGFVENPSVNTFFVIGLVLTAGTMFVTWLGEQITEKGIGNGVSMIIFAGIISGLPGGIKELFEDYFINIDPSDIWKSVIFVIVLLIAVLIVVTLVTYVQQAERKIPIQYTKRIAGAPTSSYLPLKVNAAGVIPVIFASSFIATPNAILQALGGSYRGDGWYDTLMQIFDYSTIPGATIYTVLIVAFTFFYAFVQVNPEKLAENLQKQGSYIPSVRPGKGTEEYVSRLLMRLSAVGALFLGLVALLPIVAQMVWDLPRNIGLGGTSLLIVIGVALETAKQLEGLMLKRKYTGFIN, encoded by the coding sequence ATGTTTAAATTGCTGAAAGACTCTTTTAAGGTCAAAGACATTAGATCGAGAATATTCTTTACCGTATTTGCTTTATTCGTTTTTCGTCTGGGTGCTCAAATTACAGTTCCCGGCGTAAACGCCAGCAGATTACTGAGCTTAGCAGATCTGCCTTTTCTAGGCATGCTGAACATGGTCAGCGGTAGCGCTATGCAGAATTTCTCTGTCTTTGCCATGGGGGTTTCACCATACATTACAGCTTCTATCATTGTGCAACTATTGCAAATGGACATTGTTCCAAAATTTGTCGAATGGTCAAAACAAGGGGAAGTCGGCCGCAAGAAGCTGAATCAAGCGACTCGTGTGTTGACATTGATTCTTGCTTTTGTCCAATCGATCGGGATCACCGCAGGATTTAATGCGTGGACGCAATTAGGTTTTGTTGAGAATCCCAGCGTCAATACGTTTTTCGTCATTGGATTAGTTCTGACTGCCGGCACGATGTTCGTGACTTGGCTGGGAGAACAAATCACAGAAAAAGGTATCGGTAACGGTGTATCGATGATCATTTTCGCGGGGATCATTTCCGGACTTCCTGGCGGGATCAAAGAATTGTTCGAAGATTACTTCATCAATATCGATCCTTCAGATATCTGGAAATCAGTGATTTTCGTGATCGTTTTACTGATTGCGGTCTTGATCGTAGTTACTTTAGTGACTTATGTTCAACAAGCGGAACGTAAAATCCCGATCCAGTATACAAAAAGAATAGCCGGTGCTCCAACCAGCAGTTACCTTCCTTTGAAAGTAAATGCTGCCGGGGTTATCCCAGTTATCTTTGCCAGTTCATTCATCGCAACACCTAATGCGATCTTGCAGGCATTAGGCGGCTCTTATCGCGGAGACGGCTGGTATGACACATTGATGCAGATCTTTGATTACAGTACCATCCCAGGTGCTACAATCTACACTGTATTGATCGTCGCCTTTACATTTTTCTATGCATTTGTGCAAGTAAATCCAGAAAAATTGGCGGAAAACCTGCAAAAACAAGGAAGTTATATTCCGAGTGTTCGTCCAGGAAAAGGAACGGAAGAATATGTTTCACGCCTATTGATGCGTTTGAGTGCTGTCGGTGCACTGTTCTTAGGACTAGTTGCATTGCTGCCGATCGTCGCACAAATGGTTTGGGATCTTCCGCGAAACATTGGATTGGGCGGAACAAGTTTATTGATCGTTATCGGTGTCGCTCTTGAGACTGCTAAACAGCTCGAAGGGTTGATGTTGAAACGGAAATATACTGGCTTTATTAATTAG
- a CDS encoding energy-coupling factor ABC transporter ATP-binding protein — MKPIIEVQNIKFSYDPEELAPALNDISFTIQKGEWVAIVGHNGSGKSTLAKTINGLILPQSGTVKVGDLVLNEENIWNIRKMVGMVFQNPDNQFVGSTVEDDVAFGMENQGVPREEMLVRVKEAVDQVRMTDFMKREPARLSGGQKQRVAIAGIVALRPGIIILDEATSMLDPEGREEVIATIKKIKEQNDLTVLSITHDIDEAANANRVLVMRQGQLVDEGTPEKIFSAGPKLIELGLDLPFPEKLKAALKAKGISVPAEYLTEERMVEWLWTSILKK; from the coding sequence ATGAAGCCGATTATTGAAGTACAAAATATTAAATTCAGCTATGACCCTGAAGAATTAGCACCTGCATTGAACGATATTTCATTTACTATCCAAAAAGGTGAATGGGTAGCGATCGTAGGACATAACGGTTCAGGAAAATCAACTTTGGCGAAAACCATCAATGGCTTGATCTTGCCGCAATCCGGCACAGTCAAAGTCGGCGATCTGGTATTGAATGAAGAAAACATCTGGAATATCCGCAAAATGGTTGGCATGGTCTTCCAAAATCCTGACAATCAATTTGTCGGTTCGACTGTTGAGGACGATGTAGCATTTGGGATGGAAAATCAAGGTGTTCCTCGAGAAGAGATGCTTGTACGAGTAAAAGAAGCTGTAGATCAAGTTCGGATGACCGATTTCATGAAACGGGAACCAGCGCGTCTTTCTGGCGGACAAAAGCAGCGGGTAGCCATTGCCGGGATCGTTGCACTGCGTCCAGGGATCATTATTTTAGATGAAGCCACAAGCATGTTGGATCCAGAAGGTCGTGAGGAAGTGATCGCCACGATCAAAAAGATCAAAGAACAAAATGACCTGACTGTTTTGTCTATCACCCATGATATCGATGAAGCGGCCAATGCCAATCGGGTCTTGGTGATGCGTCAAGGACAACTAGTCGATGAAGGGACACCGGAGAAAATCTTTTCCGCAGGGCCAAAACTGATCGAACTGGGATTGGATCTGCCGTTTCCGGAAAAATTAAAAGCCGCGCTGAAGGCCAAAGGTATTTCTGTACCGGCTGAGTATCTGACGGAAGAAAGGATGGTGGAATGGCTATGGACATCCATTTTGAAAAAGTAG
- the infA gene encoding translation initiation factor IF-1, whose protein sequence is MAKEDMIEVEGTVVETLPNAMFKVELENGHQVLATVSGKIRMHYIRILPGDKVTVELSPYDLNRGRITYRFK, encoded by the coding sequence GTGGCAAAAGAAGATATGATTGAAGTCGAAGGTACAGTCGTCGAAACTTTGCCGAATGCAATGTTTAAAGTCGAGCTAGAAAACGGACACCAAGTTCTTGCAACTGTTTCTGGAAAAATCCGTATGCACTACATCCGGATTCTGCCTGGAGATAAAGTAACGGTTGAATTATCACCGTATGACTTGAACCGTGGCCGTATCACGTATCGCTTTAAGTAA
- a CDS encoding energy-coupling factor transporter transmembrane component T family protein: protein MMNKLIFGRYIPGDSIIHRLDPRVKLIASFYFIGIIFLANNWQSYLFLGVFTLGSILLSKVSIKFFIRGVKPLIWLILFTVALQMLFTTGGEVYWRWGIFSITEFGVMNGIFIFCRFILIIFMSTLLTLTTAPLELSDAIEYILRPLKVVRFPVHEVSLMLSIALRFVPTLMDETEKIMNAQRARGVDFGEGNLVQKMKAVIPLLIPLFVSSFNRAEDLATAMEARGYTGGEGRTKYRKLAWHARDTWVVVVFVAVTAALIFLKN, encoded by the coding sequence ATGATGAATAAACTGATTTTTGGCCGTTATATTCCTGGCGATTCCATCATCCATCGCTTAGATCCGCGGGTCAAGTTGATCGCCAGCTTCTATTTTATCGGGATCATCTTTTTAGCGAATAATTGGCAAAGCTATCTGTTTTTAGGTGTATTCACCCTAGGCAGCATCTTGCTTTCAAAAGTTTCTATCAAGTTCTTTATTCGGGGCGTTAAACCTTTGATATGGCTGATTTTATTCACTGTCGCACTGCAGATGTTATTTACAACTGGCGGCGAAGTGTATTGGCGTTGGGGAATCTTTAGTATCACTGAATTCGGAGTGATGAACGGGATCTTCATTTTCTGCCGTTTCATTCTGATCATTTTCATGTCGACGCTGTTGACATTGACGACCGCGCCATTGGAATTGTCTGATGCCATTGAGTATATCTTGCGTCCATTAAAAGTCGTTCGCTTTCCTGTCCATGAAGTTTCGTTGATGTTGTCGATCGCGTTGCGTTTTGTACCGACATTGATGGATGAAACGGAAAAGATCATGAATGCGCAACGAGCTCGCGGTGTGGATTTTGGTGAAGGAAACCTTGTACAAAAAATGAAAGCTGTCATCCCATTGTTGATCCCGCTGTTCGTCAGCAGCTTCAATCGTGCGGAAGATCTGGCGACAGCGATGGAAGCCCGCGGGTATACAGGCGGCGAAGGACGGACGAAATATCGCAAGTTGGCTTGGCATGCAAGAGATACTTGGGTAGTAGTAGTCTTTGTCGCGGTAACGGCAGCACTGATTTTTTTGAAAAATTAA
- the rpmB gene encoding 50S ribosomal protein L28 yields the protein MAKVCYFTGRKTKSGNNRSHAMNATKRTVKPNLQKVRVLIDGKPKKVWVSARALKSGKVERV from the coding sequence ATGGCAAAAGTTTGCTACTTTACAGGTCGTAAAACAAAAAGCGGAAATAATCGCTCTCACGCAATGAACGCAACAAAACGTACAGTAAAACCTAATTTACAAAAAGTTCGTGTTCTTATCGACGGAAAACCTAAAAAAGTTTGGGTGTCAGCTCGTGCTTTGAAATCAGGAAAAGTTGAGCGCGTTTAA
- the rpsK gene encoding 30S ribosomal protein S11, with product MAAKKVSRKRRVKKNIEAGIAHIHSTFNNTIVMITDTHGNALAWSSAGALGFKGSKKSTPFAAQMAAETATKAAMEHGLRTVEVTVKGPGSGREAAIRSLQAAGLEVTAIRDVTPVPHNGCRPPKRRRV from the coding sequence ATGGCAGCAAAAAAAGTGAGTCGTAAACGCCGTGTCAAAAAGAATATTGAAGCAGGTATCGCGCATATCCATTCAACATTCAACAATACAATCGTAATGATCACTGATACTCATGGAAATGCTTTAGCATGGTCATCAGCTGGTGCATTAGGTTTTAAAGGAAGCAAAAAATCAACACCTTTTGCCGCTCAAATGGCAGCAGAAACTGCTACGAAAGCAGCAATGGAACACGGATTAAGAACTGTTGAAGTAACAGTTAAAGGGCCTGGTTCTGGACGTGAAGCAGCAATTCGTTCATTACAAGCCGCAGGTTTAGAAGTGACTGCAATCCGTGACGTGACTCCAGTTCCTCATAATGGATGCCGCCCTCCAAAACGCCGTCGTGTTTAA
- a CDS encoding YfhO family protein, whose product MFLTIKDFCKRHYPYMLASFFIPFAVMAFIYLTIGIFPGSSRSILASDAFSQFSNFHASFRNALLGKQSFLFTWNASLGLNYLSLVSYYVGGLFTPLVLLFPNQMMPDALYFLTLLKIGSAGLAFWFYAQQTFRLDKWQHVTLAVFYSLMSFITAHSEIIMWLDAFVYLPLIILGIDRLIKQRKPRLLFISYLLLFLSSFYMGFMIAIFSALYFLVRLIDNWRQTKKAFLPYTLTSLLAGGASMIIILPAVLDLHTNGEELSKITTLKTEATDFLDILLKNLIGVYDTTKYGSIPFIYVGLLPLALCLFYFCSKAPLKQKLLYGGLFGILIASFYLVPLNLFWHGMHAPNMFLFRYAYLFSFLVIMLAGYGWEQVEQDQKASSRLLGIILIQMALFCLAFGIRPTGSYEYIKFSSFVLSMFFLLLYLLIFGLHRLRGFSKTMFVMLVLITASFEMTVNTNGMIRGILNDWNYASRSLYSDPYPDIKKLVEKTQDGTFSRVENLDGVSANDSFNYGYSGVSMFSSIRNRHSSSYLDRLGFRSRGTNLNIRYANNTLLMDSFLGVKYNLSKQPVNKYGFTMEDQTKEYQLYKNKNALPLAFMASPDLNKISQPANDNLSSQTNLFNGLADLQETYFHFQPLSILQTDNTDISYDGIYTIFTEQKENIAKDITWEVDVPAHSQAYLSLYPQNFAQLESSTVTISVNGQQRKSQINITGQYYDLGYYEEATKLQFTASFYGTKTVGFQNPQVVTLDTEAYQTAVDRIKEQSVALDVGKRNAEGRVNASEEKLLVTTIPYDKGWQATIDGKKVPITAFQDAFVSIKVPKGQHTIAFSYLPQGFLIGTVLFFGCILLFGIFDYFYQKSLKK is encoded by the coding sequence ATGTTTTTAACGATCAAAGATTTTTGTAAACGACATTATCCATATATGTTAGCTAGTTTTTTTATTCCGTTTGCCGTCATGGCTTTTATCTATTTGACGATCGGTATTTTTCCGGGAAGCAGTCGCAGTATTTTGGCCAGTGACGCTTTTTCGCAATTTTCAAACTTTCATGCCAGCTTCCGCAACGCTCTGTTAGGAAAGCAAAGCTTTTTATTTACCTGGAACGCTTCGTTGGGATTGAATTATCTTTCCTTGGTTTCTTATTATGTCGGGGGATTGTTTACACCGCTAGTCTTGCTTTTTCCTAATCAAATGATGCCGGACGCCCTTTACTTTTTAACACTTTTGAAAATCGGCAGCGCCGGATTAGCCTTTTGGTTTTACGCCCAACAGACATTCCGACTCGATAAATGGCAGCATGTGACTTTGGCTGTCTTTTACAGCCTGATGTCTTTCATCACTGCTCATTCTGAGATCATTATGTGGCTGGACGCCTTCGTTTATCTGCCATTGATCATCTTGGGGATCGATCGTTTGATCAAACAGCGCAAACCGCGATTGCTGTTTATCAGCTATTTATTGTTGTTTTTGTCTAGTTTTTATATGGGCTTTATGATCGCGATCTTTTCCGCATTGTACTTTTTGGTACGGCTAATCGATAACTGGCGGCAAACCAAAAAAGCCTTTCTACCTTATACGCTGACCTCGCTTCTAGCGGGCGGCGCGTCAATGATCATTATTTTGCCTGCCGTTTTGGATCTGCATACAAACGGGGAAGAATTAAGCAAAATCACTACATTGAAAACAGAAGCCACCGATTTTTTGGACATCTTGTTGAAAAATCTGATCGGTGTTTATGACACTACAAAATACGGTTCGATCCCTTTCATTTATGTGGGACTTTTGCCATTGGCACTTTGTTTGTTTTATTTTTGTTCCAAGGCTCCGTTAAAGCAAAAATTACTTTACGGCGGTCTTTTCGGGATTTTGATTGCCAGCTTTTACCTGGTGCCCCTCAATTTATTTTGGCACGGAATGCACGCGCCTAATATGTTCTTATTCCGTTACGCCTATTTATTCTCCTTTTTAGTGATCATGCTGGCAGGATACGGTTGGGAACAAGTGGAGCAGGATCAAAAAGCTTCCAGTCGCCTGTTAGGGATCATTTTGATCCAGATGGCATTGTTCTGTCTGGCGTTTGGGATTCGTCCTACGGGAAGTTATGAATACATCAAATTCTCTTCTTTTGTATTGAGTATGTTCTTTTTGCTGTTGTATCTTTTGATCTTCGGTCTTCATCGGTTGCGGGGATTTTCAAAGACGATGTTCGTCATGCTGGTGTTGATTACCGCCTCTTTTGAGATGACAGTCAATACAAACGGAATGATTCGCGGTATTTTAAACGATTGGAATTACGCTTCTCGCAGCCTTTACAGCGATCCTTATCCTGATATCAAAAAATTGGTGGAAAAAACACAAGACGGGACTTTTTCTCGGGTAGAAAATCTGGATGGCGTTTCTGCCAACGATAGTTTCAACTATGGCTATAGCGGCGTCAGCATGTTTTCTTCGATCCGCAATCGTCATTCATCCAGCTATCTTGACCGTTTGGGATTTCGTTCGAGAGGAACCAATCTCAATATCCGCTATGCCAACAATACGTTATTGATGGACAGTTTTTTAGGCGTAAAATATAACCTCAGCAAACAACCTGTCAATAAATACGGATTTACTATGGAGGATCAGACAAAAGAGTATCAACTGTATAAAAATAAAAACGCATTGCCGCTGGCTTTTATGGCATCACCGGATCTAAATAAGATCTCCCAGCCGGCTAATGACAATCTTTCCAGTCAGACCAATCTTTTTAATGGTTTAGCGGATCTGCAGGAAACCTATTTCCATTTCCAACCGCTCTCGATTTTACAAACTGACAATACAGATATCAGTTATGATGGAATCTATACAATCTTCACCGAGCAAAAGGAAAATATCGCTAAAGATATAACATGGGAAGTAGATGTGCCTGCCCATTCACAAGCTTATCTCAGCTTGTATCCGCAAAATTTCGCCCAACTGGAAAGTTCGACTGTTACGATTTCCGTTAACGGTCAGCAACGCAAATCTCAAATCAATATCACTGGTCAATATTATGACCTCGGCTATTATGAAGAAGCGACGAAATTACAATTCACCGCAAGTTTCTATGGCACAAAAACAGTTGGTTTCCAAAACCCGCAAGTAGTGACACTGGATACTGAAGCGTACCAAACAGCTGTCGATCGTATCAAAGAACAAAGTGTTGCTCTAGACGTCGGCAAACGCAACGCTGAAGGCCGCGTGAATGCGTCAGAAGAAAAACTCTTGGTAACTACTATTCCGTACGATAAAGGCTGGCAGGCGACAATTGACGGCAAAAAAGTCCCTATCACCGCCTTCCAAGATGCGTTTGTCAGTATCAAGGTTCCTAAAGGCCAGCATACCATCGCATTTTCTTATCTGCCGCAAGGATTTTTGATCGGTACTGTTCTGTTCTTTGGCTGTATCCTGCTTTTCGGGATATTTGATTATTTCTATCAAAAATCATTAAAGAAATAA
- the rpsM gene encoding 30S ribosomal protein S13 — MARIAGVDIPRDKRVVVSLTYIYGIGNTTAQQILANAGVSEDVRVRDLTNEQTDAIRAEVDKLKVEGDLRREVNLNIKRLMEIGSYRGIRHRRGLPVRGQNTKNNARTRKGPSKTVAGKKK; from the coding sequence ATGGCTCGTATTGCAGGAGTAGATATTCCTCGTGATAAACGTGTAGTCGTTTCACTTACTTATATCTATGGTATTGGTAACACGACTGCTCAACAAATTTTAGCAAACGCTGGCGTTTCTGAAGATGTTCGCGTACGTGATCTAACAAACGAACAAACAGACGCTATCCGTGCTGAAGTTGACAAATTAAAAGTTGAAGGCGACCTACGTCGTGAAGTCAACTTGAACATCAAACGTTTGATGGAAATCGGTTCATACCGCGGAATCCGTCATCGTCGTGGATTGCCTGTTCGCGGACAAAACACAAAAAACAATGCACGTACTCGTAAAGGCCCGTCTAAAACAGTGGCAGGCAAGAAAAAATAA
- a CDS encoding energy-coupling factor ABC transporter ATP-binding protein, translating to MDIHFEKVDFTYQPQTPFEQRALFDIDLDIKAGSYTAIVGHTGSGKSTLLQHLNALLKPTKGTVKIGDRTITPTTDNKNLKPIRKKVGIVFQFPEAQLFEETVAKDIAFGPKNFGVSEEKALELAKEYLNLVGLSDEYLDRSPFDLSGGQMRRVAIAGVLAMEPEVLVLDEPTAGLDPKGRKDMMEMFDRLHEEKNLTIILVTHLMDDVAEYADYMYILEKGHMVKCGSPQEVFQDVEWARKKQIGVPTATDFALQLAEKGFHFDQLPITAAALADEIAAQGGFAHDE from the coding sequence ATGGACATCCATTTTGAAAAAGTAGACTTTACCTATCAGCCGCAAACCCCTTTCGAGCAGCGTGCATTGTTTGATATCGATCTGGATATCAAAGCAGGTTCGTATACCGCCATAGTTGGACATACAGGAAGCGGGAAATCGACACTATTGCAGCATCTGAATGCTCTGTTGAAACCGACAAAAGGGACCGTAAAAATCGGTGATCGTACTATCACTCCTACGACTGATAATAAAAACTTGAAACCGATCCGTAAAAAAGTCGGGATCGTGTTCCAATTTCCTGAAGCGCAATTATTTGAAGAAACAGTTGCTAAAGATATTGCGTTTGGACCGAAGAATTTCGGTGTTTCTGAAGAAAAAGCATTGGAACTTGCCAAAGAATATTTGAATCTTGTGGGATTAAGTGACGAATATTTGGACCGTTCTCCCTTTGATTTGTCTGGAGGTCAGATGAGACGGGTAGCGATCGCTGGAGTTTTAGCGATGGAACCGGAAGTCTTGGTCTTGGATGAGCCGACAGCAGGATTAGATCCTAAAGGCCGTAAAGATATGATGGAGATGTTCGATCGATTGCATGAAGAAAAAAATCTGACGATCATCTTGGTTACGCACTTAATGGATGACGTAGCTGAATATGCTGACTATATGTATATTTTAGAAAAAGGTCATATGGTAAAATGCGGATCACCACAAGAAGTTTTCCAAGATGTAGAATGGGCCAGAAAAAAACAGATCGGGGTACCCACTGCAACGGATTTTGCATTGCAATTGGCTGAAAAAGGCTTCCATTTTGATCAACTGCCAATTACAGCCGCGGCATTAGCTGATGAGATCGCAGCACAAGGAGGCTTTGCCCATGATGAATAA